In Mixophyes fleayi isolate aMixFle1 chromosome 11, aMixFle1.hap1, whole genome shotgun sequence, one DNA window encodes the following:
- the MPV17L gene encoding mpv17-like protein, whose protein sequence is MRVLVHFTKRHPWLTNVTIYGSLFASADIVQQRLSKGPNEPIDFKQTAKVGIVGFCFHANFNFFWLRFIERTFPGSAPLNVIRKVACDQLMAAPITISAFYTGLSLLDREKDIFKNLKEKFWPTYKTGILCWTVFQTINFSIIPPFVRTAYIGVCAFLWTTFLCYIRNRDIDQVTTRFLQTLPIIGGKMTAQTEKEEKEEKKSAK, encoded by the exons ATGCGTGTCCTTGTACACTTCACAAAAAGACATCCCTGGTTGACCAATGTGACAATTTATGGCTCTCTTTTCGCTTCAGCTGATATTGTACAGCAGAGACTCTCGAAAGGACCCAATGAGCCAATTGATTTTAAGCAAACTGCTAAAGTGGGTATTGTGGGATTTTGCTTTCATGCCAATTTTAACTTCTTCTGGCTGAGATTCATAGAACGAACATTTCCAGGGTCTGCGCCCCTGAACGTCATAAGGAAGGTAGCATGTGATCAGTTAATGGCTGCACCAATAACAATCAGCGCTTTCTACACAG GTTTAAGTCTTCTGGATAGAGaaaaagacatttttaaaaacttAAAAGAGAAATTTTGGCCAACTTACAAG ACCGGAATATTGTGTTGGACAGTGTTTCAG ACAATAAATTTCAGCATTATACCACCATTTGTCAGAACTGCCTACATTGGGGTATGCGCCTTTCTATGGACCACATTTCTCTGCTATATACGGAACAGAGACATTGATCAGGTGACTACACGGTTCCTGCAGACCTTGCCAATCATTGGTGGTAAAATGACTGCCCAAACGgaaaaagaggaaaaagaagaaaagaaatctGCCAAATAA